A single region of the Cinclus cinclus chromosome 10, bCinCin1.1, whole genome shotgun sequence genome encodes:
- the UBE2G2 gene encoding ubiquitin-conjugating enzyme E2 G2 isoform X2, with translation MAGTALKRLMAEYKQLTLNPPEGIVAGPMNEENFFEWEALIMGPEDTCFEYGVFPAILSFPLDYPLSPPKMRFTCEMFHPNIYPDGRVCISILHAPGDDPMGYESSAERWSPVQSVEKILLSVVSMLAEPNDESGANVDASKMWREDREQFNKIAKQIVQKSLGL, from the exons AGCTGACCCTGAACCCACCAGAAGGGATTGTGGCAG GTCCCATGAATGAAGAGAATTTCTTTGAATGGGAAGCCCTGATCAT GGGTCCTGAAGACACCTGTTTTGAGTATGGGGTTTTCCCTGCTATCCTGAGTTTCCCACTCGATTACCCGTTGAGCCCTCCGAAGATGAGGTTCACGTGTGAGATGTTCCATCCCAACA TTTACCCAGATGGGAGAGTGTGCATCTCTATCCTTCACGCTCCTGGGGATGATCCCATGGGATACGAGAGCAGCGCGGAGCGGTGGAGTCCCGTGCAGAGCGTGGAGAAGATCCTCTTGTCTGTTGTGAGCATGCTGGCAG agcCAAATGATGAAAGTGGAGCCAATGTAGATGCCTCCAAGATGTGGCGGGAAGACAGAGAACAGTTTAACAAAATTGCCAAGCAGATTGTGCAGAAGTCACTCGGACTTTAA
- the UBE2G2 gene encoding ubiquitin-conjugating enzyme E2 G2 isoform X1 — protein sequence MATQTPPEMLELANHFNLYCVSVFAELTLNPPEGIVAGPMNEENFFEWEALIMGPEDTCFEYGVFPAILSFPLDYPLSPPKMRFTCEMFHPNIYPDGRVCISILHAPGDDPMGYESSAERWSPVQSVEKILLSVVSMLAEPNDESGANVDASKMWREDREQFNKIAKQIVQKSLGL from the exons ATGGCCACTCAAACACCCCCTGAAATGCTTGAGCTTGCAAATCACTTCAATCTTTattgtgtttctgtttttgcaGAGCTGACCCTGAACCCACCAGAAGGGATTGTGGCAG GTCCCATGAATGAAGAGAATTTCTTTGAATGGGAAGCCCTGATCAT GGGTCCTGAAGACACCTGTTTTGAGTATGGGGTTTTCCCTGCTATCCTGAGTTTCCCACTCGATTACCCGTTGAGCCCTCCGAAGATGAGGTTCACGTGTGAGATGTTCCATCCCAACA TTTACCCAGATGGGAGAGTGTGCATCTCTATCCTTCACGCTCCTGGGGATGATCCCATGGGATACGAGAGCAGCGCGGAGCGGTGGAGTCCCGTGCAGAGCGTGGAGAAGATCCTCTTGTCTGTTGTGAGCATGCTGGCAG agcCAAATGATGAAAGTGGAGCCAATGTAGATGCCTCCAAGATGTGGCGGGAAGACAGAGAACAGTTTAACAAAATTGCCAAGCAGATTGTGCAGAAGTCACTCGGACTTTAA